A genomic region of Candidatus Bathyarchaeia archaeon contains the following coding sequences:
- a CDS encoding fumarylacetoacetate hydrolase family protein → MKLVRYFDGERESYGVLSSDEKTVVYLPSLAKTMHRRLPNRMEAFVTVGERAIKTAEKLLREASKRAIEKNLVPVSRIRLLAPIAHPPKIICLGLNYRDHAAEQNARIPDEPIIFLKPHTTIIGPKENIVKPKFVKELDYEAELAIVIGRKGKNIPVSEARKHIFGYTILNDVSARDIQFKDRQWTRGKSFDTFAPIGPCITTENQMRDTSNLRIRTWVDGELCLDSTTRNMVFNVYEIVHHLSRVMTLEPCDIIATGTPAGVGFAIKPEPKFLKPGSTVMVEIERIGVLENMVVEEG, encoded by the coding sequence ATGAAGCTCGTCCGCTACTTTGACGGAGAAAGGGAAAGTTACGGTGTTTTATCCAGCGATGAAAAAACCGTGGTCTACTTGCCAAGCCTCGCCAAAACCATGCATAGACGACTTCCAAATAGAATGGAAGCCTTCGTGACGGTGGGAGAAAGGGCCATTAAAACTGCAGAAAAGCTCCTTAGAGAAGCCTCAAAACGCGCCATTGAGAAAAACTTGGTGCCTGTTAGTAGGATAAGGCTTCTGGCACCCATAGCCCACCCGCCAAAAATCATCTGCTTAGGGCTAAACTATAGAGACCATGCCGCAGAACAAAATGCTCGAATACCAGACGAGCCAATAATCTTTCTTAAGCCCCACACAACAATAATTGGACCAAAAGAAAATATTGTTAAGCCAAAATTTGTCAAAGAACTTGACTACGAAGCGGAACTAGCCATAGTGATAGGGCGAAAAGGTAAAAACATTCCAGTTTCAGAGGCGCGAAAGCACATTTTTGGATACACAATTTTAAACGACGTTTCAGCAAGGGACATCCAGTTCAAAGATAGGCAGTGGACAAGGGGCAAAAGCTTCGACACCTTCGCGCCTATCGGACCATGCATAACAACGGAAAACCAAATGCGTGACACATCCAATCTCCGCATTAGAACATGGGTTGACGGAGAACTCTGCCTAGACTCAACAACGAGAAACATGGTTTTCAACGTTTACGAGATAGTTCACCACCTAAGCAGAGTCATGACCTTGGAGCCATGCGACATAATTGCCACAGGGACACCCGCCGGTGTTGGCTTCGCCATAAAGCCGGAACCAAAA
- a CDS encoding DMT family transporter: MHVKTRKLAIIEGVTAGTLFGTSAIFIRYLQNFDAFSIAFWRLTIAGIVLAVMLFGIKRVFSFNLIKKNLRNLFILSFFLGLHFIFFISAVKDTTILNATVLVNTTPIFSLFLSSFLYKVKPSSLAVLGITLAFIGVGIIAHAETQTTGASLDSFSPRLKGDLEATLAAVLEALFLTYGRKIRSQMDTISTMLPIYFLAAMMVGVLGLAFVNKTLELPTTMESLLPLIGLGVLPTAVARTLAFSSLSNLKSFETATMALLEPLGATVLGIVLFGELPIPIFMVGTALILAGIVFVSRGES, encoded by the coding sequence ATGCATGTTAAAACAAGAAAACTAGCCATCATAGAGGGCGTAACCGCCGGCACCCTCTTTGGAACTTCAGCCATCTTTATAAGATATCTTCAAAATTTTGATGCTTTTTCCATAGCCTTCTGGCGCTTAACCATCGCTGGCATCGTGCTGGCTGTGATGCTTTTTGGGATTAAAAGAGTTTTCAGCTTTAACCTTATAAAAAAGAATTTGAGAAATCTTTTCATCCTCAGCTTCTTTCTAGGCTTACACTTCATATTTTTCATATCAGCTGTGAAGGATACGACTATCTTAAACGCGACGGTTCTGGTCAACACAACTCCAATTTTCTCCCTGTTTCTCTCAAGTTTCCTCTATAAAGTTAAGCCTTCAAGCCTTGCTGTTTTGGGCATAACATTAGCCTTTATCGGTGTGGGCATTATTGCCCACGCTGAAACTCAAACGACTGGCGCTTCGTTGGATAGCTTTTCTCCCAGACTAAAGGGGGATTTAGAAGCCACATTAGCCGCTGTGCTTGAAGCCTTGTTCCTCACCTACGGAAGGAAGATAAGGAGTCAAATGGACACAATCTCCACAATGCTTCCCATATATTTCCTAGCAGCGATGATGGTGGGCGTCTTAGGATTGGCTTTTGTAAACAAAACTTTAGAATTGCCAACAACTATGGAAAGCCTTCTCCCACTGATAGGGTTGGGCGTTTTGCCAACGGCAGTGGCCCGCACCTTGGCATTTTCTTCTCTGTCAAACCTGAAATCTTTTGAAACTGCAACTATGGCTTTACTTGAGCCATTAGGGGCAACAGTCCTAGGCATAGTGCTTTTCGGCGAATTGCCCATCCCAATTTTTATGGTAGGAACCGCATTAATATTAGCTGGAATAGTGTTCGTTTCTAGAGGGGAAAGCTGA
- a CDS encoding 60S ribosomal protein L22 — protein MVEIKVDISELKAEGGDVVKELAEFLKEKTNVEVKTLTNEIVVRGEEKNLSKQYLRVLLKKFLHKNELKDYYRVISWEEGALKVKGRKLPEE, from the coding sequence ATGGTTGAAATAAAAGTTGACATATCAGAACTTAAGGCTGAAGGCGGGGATGTTGTAAAGGAGCTTGCAGAATTCTTGAAGGAAAAGACAAACGTTGAAGTGAAAACCCTAACAAACGAAATCGTTGTAAGAGGCGAAGAGAAAAACCTTTCAAAACAGTATTTGAGGGTGCTCCTGAAAAAGTTTCTGCACAAGAACGAGCTCAAAGACTATTATAGGGTTATAAGCTGGGAAGAAGGCGCCTTAAAGGTTAAGGGGCGAAAGCTGCCAGAAGAGTAG
- a CDS encoding DUF47 family protein yields MSELIKWFEKRRETKALTMIQQHLAITTSIVEDLEKAVKAAVNGDSKELRNCVERIASGERDADSLRRKVMDEVSKGELPPTAREDIMHLVKRVDMVADWSRESTRVLMATPMEHVPASIKKGFVEMAKGVKECAILLQKCINKILTKPEEALQAADAVEREEEKVDDLHEEARILLGKENLQRAGVAVLIGQLFEALEMIADACEDACDQVRVIMVRK; encoded by the coding sequence TTGAGTGAACTAATAAAATGGTTTGAAAAGCGTAGGGAGACAAAAGCTCTAACAATGATACAGCAGCACCTAGCCATAACAACAAGTATAGTTGAGGATTTAGAAAAAGCCGTTAAGGCAGCGGTGAACGGAGACTCAAAAGAGTTGCGAAACTGTGTGGAAAGAATTGCCAGCGGCGAGAGAGATGCGGATAGCCTACGCCGGAAAGTCATGGATGAAGTCTCGAAGGGAGAGCTTCCTCCAACAGCGAGAGAAGACATAATGCATCTTGTTAAAAGGGTGGACATGGTTGCAGACTGGAGCAGAGAATCAACAAGGGTTTTAATGGCTACGCCTATGGAGCATGTGCCTGCCTCCATCAAGAAAGGGTTTGTGGAAATGGCAAAGGGCGTAAAAGAATGTGCCATACTGCTTCAAAAGTGCATAAACAAAATATTAACGAAGCCGGAAGAAGCTCTTCAGGCGGCAGACGCTGTGGAAAGGGAGGAAGAAAAGGTTGACGACTTACACGAGGAGGCGAGGATACTATTGGGAAAGGAGAACTTGCAAAGGGCTGGGGTTGCCGTCCTAATTGGTCAGCTTTTTGAAGCCTTAGAGATGATTGCAGACGCGTGTGAGGATGCATGCGACCAAGTAAGGGTTATAATGGTTAGAAAGTAG
- a CDS encoding ABC transporter ATP-binding protein → MPDVRLVNVTKKFGKIVAVDNVSLHIKDKEYFSILGPSGCGKTTLLRLIAGLIEPDEGEIYIGNRLVNNVPPEDRDVGFVFQTFALFPHMNAWENVTYGPRVKGFDMQKAERIGHEVLEMVRLHERLDAFPSELSGGMMQRIAVARALAAGAKLLLLDEPLGHLDAKVRNELRYEIRRMTKDLELTAIHVTHDQSEAMAISDRIAVMKKGKVLQVGTPQELYMNPQSIFVANFIGGSNFLEGFIAETRGRMAVIELRGGLKVQAVNKGISKGERVVLAIRPETFTIKRGKGTDENAMLGVVERLAFEGTNVRYEVRLENQDLVVVVTPSMACEWFNIGEKVTLSFQPENAHLFAYPELGLREELAVE, encoded by the coding sequence ATGCCAGATGTGCGCTTAGTTAATGTTACGAAAAAGTTTGGAAAAATTGTGGCTGTTGACAACGTTAGCCTCCACATAAAGGATAAGGAGTATTTCTCAATTCTTGGACCGAGCGGATGTGGAAAAACAACTTTGCTTAGGCTTATTGCTGGATTGATAGAGCCTGACGAAGGCGAAATATACATTGGCAATAGGCTTGTGAATAATGTTCCACCCGAAGACCGTGATGTGGGCTTTGTCTTTCAGACTTTTGCGCTTTTCCCGCACATGAATGCTTGGGAAAACGTGACTTATGGTCCAAGGGTTAAGGGCTTTGACATGCAGAAGGCCGAAAGGATAGGGCATGAAGTTTTGGAGATGGTTAGGCTTCACGAGCGTTTAGATGCTTTTCCAAGCGAGTTGAGTGGTGGGATGATGCAGAGAATAGCTGTTGCGAGGGCACTCGCCGCTGGTGCAAAACTGTTGCTCTTAGATGAGCCTTTGGGGCATTTGGACGCTAAGGTTAGAAACGAGCTTAGGTATGAGATTAGGCGCATGACTAAGGATTTGGAGTTAACCGCCATCCATGTGACTCACGACCAGTCAGAGGCTATGGCAATATCGGACAGGATAGCTGTTATGAAGAAGGGAAAGGTCCTACAGGTGGGGACGCCGCAGGAGCTTTACATGAATCCGCAGAGCATTTTTGTGGCGAACTTTATTGGAGGCTCAAACTTTTTGGAAGGCTTCATAGCTGAAACTAGGGGGCGGATGGCTGTTATTGAGCTTCGTGGTGGCTTAAAAGTCCAAGCAGTCAATAAAGGCATAAGTAAAGGCGAAAGGGTGGTCTTGGCTATCAGACCTGAAACTTTCACCATAAAGAGGGGGAAAGGCACTGATGAAAACGCCATGTTAGGCGTGGTTGAAAGGTTAGCCTTTGAAGGAACAAATGTAAGGTATGAGGTTAGGCTTGAAAATCAGGATTTGGTGGTTGTTGTTACCCCCTCAATGGCTTGTGAATGGTTTAATATAGGGGAGAAAGTTACCTTAAGTTTCCAACCAGAAAACGCCCACTTGTTCGCTTATCCGGAGCTGGGCTTGAGGGAGGAGTTGGCTGTTGAGTGA
- a CDS encoding ABC transporter permease subunit, producing MPKKFVEKLDRLSSRPVVKYGVYLTAVILFFALILIPPILGIVIKWGSMREVFGDSQLMNRALDAVKNSFVMAVLVSILDVAAGIPMAWLIARSRSKWINVLDTLADVPFIVPTAVLGYSLLLFWFRPEGVSAFFGGSLVSPGWLLVALLHFTFSYPVVVRVIVGALLDYKIEYEQASRTLGAPPFTTARTVTFGIIKPSLIAAFILAFARSISETGATMMVAGAFENGPVFIQNMKNAFSAQPPLVSRAVYEGSTVFASIILIIVSCLIFAAVRVLGGRLKLPFKRAWPTVERKISYSSAALTRNGITLFIFFIVVLIPSLFAALPAFEAASTDILRNAFLGVYPWGEYWQSLVLSYSLGAVVTVLNVLIGLPMAIIVARKRLGKTSTALNVLVDIPIIVPSVALGASLKFFWKETLAFIPDMWLLIFAHLAITYPYFVRSMSAAVERISIELEEASRTLGAKPLGVFRTIIFPLTKYSMFSGAIMVFTRSVSETGATMAVTNLKTAPVVLVDWVREWMKIGSDVKFLEIGLGCGFLILISFIILLALRLIVRGKGRY from the coding sequence TTGCCAAAAAAATTCGTAGAGAAGCTTGATAGGCTCTCCTCAAGGCCTGTGGTTAAATATGGGGTCTATTTAACTGCTGTTATACTGTTTTTCGCCTTAATTTTGATTCCGCCAATTTTAGGTATAGTAATTAAGTGGGGCTCGATGCGGGAGGTTTTTGGCGACAGCCAACTTATGAATCGGGCATTGGACGCTGTGAAAAATTCCTTTGTTATGGCTGTTTTGGTTTCGATTTTGGATGTGGCTGCTGGCATTCCAATGGCTTGGCTTATAGCCAGAAGCAGGTCTAAATGGATAAATGTTCTGGACACGCTTGCAGACGTCCCTTTTATCGTGCCGACGGCTGTGCTCGGCTACTCGCTCTTACTTTTCTGGTTTAGGCCGGAAGGAGTTTCAGCGTTTTTCGGCGGCTCGCTTGTTTCGCCAGGCTGGCTTCTTGTTGCGTTGCTTCATTTTACGTTTTCTTACCCTGTTGTTGTAAGAGTCATCGTCGGCGCCCTGCTAGACTATAAGATTGAATATGAACAAGCATCAAGAACTTTGGGTGCGCCGCCCTTTACAACCGCTAGAACCGTCACTTTTGGCATAATAAAGCCTTCCTTGATTGCGGCTTTTATTTTGGCATTTGCTAGGTCGATTTCGGAAACTGGTGCCACAATGATGGTTGCCGGCGCTTTCGAAAATGGCCCTGTTTTTATTCAAAACATGAAAAATGCGTTTTCAGCTCAACCGCCTTTGGTTAGTCGGGCTGTTTATGAAGGCTCAACGGTTTTTGCAAGCATCATCCTAATAATTGTTTCATGCCTAATTTTTGCTGCGGTACGTGTTCTCGGAGGTAGGTTGAAACTGCCATTTAAAAGGGCTTGGCCGACTGTTGAAAGGAAAATAAGCTATTCTTCAGCGGCTTTAACCAGAAATGGCATTACGCTTTTCATCTTCTTTATTGTTGTGCTGATTCCCTCGCTTTTTGCGGCCCTTCCAGCCTTCGAAGCCGCATCAACGGATATATTGCGTAACGCTTTCCTGGGGGTTTATCCATGGGGGGAGTATTGGCAAAGCCTCGTTCTTTCATATTCTCTCGGAGCCGTGGTAACAGTCTTGAATGTTCTTATAGGCTTACCCATGGCAATAATAGTTGCACGGAAAAGGCTTGGTAAAACCTCGACAGCCTTAAACGTGCTTGTCGACATCCCTATAATCGTGCCTTCAGTGGCTTTGGGCGCTTCTCTTAAATTCTTCTGGAAAGAAACCTTAGCTTTCATACCAGACATGTGGCTTCTTATTTTTGCCCATTTAGCTATCACTTACCCATATTTTGTGAGGTCTATGTCTGCGGCTGTTGAGCGGATAAGCATAGAGCTGGAAGAAGCATCAAGGACTTTAGGAGCTAAACCTTTAGGCGTTTTCAGAACAATAATATTCCCGTTAACTAAGTATTCTATGTTTTCTGGCGCCATAATGGTCTTCACGAGAAGTGTAAGCGAAACTGGTGCCACCATGGCGGTTACAAACCTCAAAACCGCGCCCGTGGTTCTTGTGGATTGGGTTAGAGAATGGATGAAAATTGGAAGCGACGTTAAATTTTTGGAGATTGGTTTGGGTTGCGGTTTCTTAATATTAATCTCCTTCATAATCCTATTAGCCTTAAGGCTTATCGTTAGGGGCAAGGGAAGGTACTAG
- a CDS encoding thrombospondin type 3 repeat-containing protein, which produces MKKYKTLATAFVAVILTFTLSNFYVPSALALTTTANPRMVYWTDHIFVNRTNQSSWWFYPNPNAYHIMWSPSGRILLLVVSEMEVYGPFYMTKVVVINASTMEVINKFSTPGAICDRMRSSFAISPDETRIFFANSGRDSVEIVSANLDGSSQTIIKRISIVQDQLYETIIDVARNGMFLVYTERGSFYDWENYRTVHFSRIKKFDFNMNETSLVLEFEGCITSLKIAPSNDKIAFTATKTSENSYDGLYVVNLDGTNATRVPAVADGNIALWVNWVSNETLIYTEVSSGILMYGNEYEWAPTANIIAVNVDGSNKRIICKGFCGSPSPVDGSLVAFLQFSDVEGLKFIPYLLNRNLPITPNPDSDGDGLSDMDELRNCLNPCNPTDVHEDYDDDGLTNLEEITYGTGMFSRDSDGDGLSDGVEIKVFSTNPMKRDTDGDGVDDGLEAAATGLNAFVSVLPAGWIRMQLEWRNKRMYVSTNSSVLGVVFNSTSMSLTVNVGGPDGTTGVANITVPIDMISSLSAVTVTLDNQPLDFQISQAGGYAQIYVQYHHSYHQLTAHLSGGGGVAGGGLDLTGILSYWWLILSVAIVAVASVIAAMIVKRG; this is translated from the coding sequence TTGAAAAAATACAAAACCCTAGCAACCGCCTTTGTCGCAGTCATTCTAACGTTTACGCTCAGCAATTTCTATGTTCCAAGCGCCCTTGCACTTACAACAACGGCTAATCCAAGGATGGTTTATTGGACAGACCATATATTTGTTAATCGGACTAATCAAAGTAGTTGGTGGTTCTATCCCAACCCAAATGCATATCACATTATGTGGTCGCCTTCTGGGCGAATACTTTTGCTAGTAGTTAGCGAAATGGAAGTCTATGGCCCTTTCTATATGACGAAAGTTGTAGTGATCAACGCTAGCACTATGGAAGTAATCAATAAATTCTCAACTCCGGGCGCCATTTGTGATCGCATGCGAAGCAGTTTCGCCATATCGCCAGATGAAACAAGAATCTTCTTCGCGAACAGCGGCAGGGACTCTGTGGAAATAGTTTCAGCAAATCTTGACGGTTCAAGCCAAACAATCATAAAAAGAATCTCCATAGTTCAGGATCAACTTTACGAAACTATCATTGACGTTGCACGAAACGGCATGTTCCTAGTTTATACAGAAAGAGGCTCGTTCTACGATTGGGAGAACTATAGAACAGTCCATTTCAGTCGAATCAAAAAGTTCGACTTTAATATGAACGAAACATCTTTGGTTCTTGAGTTTGAGGGATGTATCACAAGTTTGAAGATTGCACCCTCAAATGACAAGATAGCTTTCACAGCAACCAAAACCTCCGAAAATAGCTACGATGGTCTCTATGTTGTTAATTTAGATGGAACCAACGCGACGAGAGTTCCTGCTGTTGCGGACGGAAACATTGCGCTTTGGGTTAATTGGGTATCCAACGAAACGCTGATTTATACCGAGGTATCGAGCGGTATTTTAATGTATGGCAACGAGTATGAGTGGGCACCCACCGCCAATATAATCGCTGTAAACGTAGATGGGAGCAACAAGCGAATAATTTGTAAGGGTTTCTGCGGTTCACCATCGCCAGTCGATGGTTCTTTAGTCGCCTTCCTGCAATTTTCAGACGTTGAAGGTTTGAAGTTCATTCCATATCTTCTGAATCGAAATCTTCCAATAACACCCAATCCAGACAGCGACGGAGACGGCTTATCAGATATGGACGAACTTCGGAATTGTCTTAATCCATGCAACCCCACAGACGTCCATGAGGACTATGACGATGATGGATTAACAAACCTTGAAGAAATTACTTATGGTACAGGGATGTTTAGCCGTGATTCCGATGGAGACGGGCTCAGCGACGGTGTTGAAATCAAAGTTTTCTCGACGAATCCGATGAAGCGGGATACGGATGGTGACGGCGTAGATGATGGTCTTGAGGCTGCAGCGACTGGTTTGAACGCTTTCGTCTCTGTTTTGCCTGCGGGCTGGATTCGCATGCAGCTTGAGTGGCGAAACAAGAGAATGTATGTTTCAACAAACTCTTCCGTGCTTGGCGTGGTTTTTAACTCCACAAGCATGTCCTTAACCGTCAACGTTGGAGGTCCAGATGGAACGACTGGAGTAGCTAACATAACAGTACCGATAGATATGATAAGCTCCCTTTCGGCTGTAACAGTCACATTGGACAATCAACCTCTAGACTTTCAGATAAGCCAGGCTGGCGGATACGCCCAAATCTATGTGCAATATCACCACAGCTACCACCAGTTGACAGCGCATTTAAGCGGTGGCGGTGGCGTAGCTGGTGGCGGTTTAGATTTGACGGGCATATTAAGCTACTGGTGGCTGATATTATCGGTTGCCATCGTAGCGGTTGCATCTGTGATAGCCGCAATGATCGTGAAACGAGGATGA
- a CDS encoding nitroreductase family protein, producing MDVFEAIKGRRSIRTFKDVDISQETVEKLVDAARWAPSAGNIQPWEFIIVRSPETKRRLAEAALGQSFIEEAPVVIVVCADEERSARGYGTRGRTLYCIQDTAAAIQNIHLAAYAMGLGTCWVGAFREDEARKILKIPEGVRPVAIIPVGYPAESPSPRSRRPLKQIIHYEKF from the coding sequence ATGGATGTTTTTGAGGCTATAAAAGGGAGGCGAAGCATCAGAACCTTTAAAGACGTTGACATCTCACAAGAAACCGTTGAAAAACTTGTTGATGCTGCTAGGTGGGCTCCCTCCGCGGGAAATATTCAGCCATGGGAGTTCATAATTGTCCGCAGTCCAGAAACTAAAAGACGTTTGGCTGAAGCTGCATTAGGGCAATCGTTTATCGAAGAGGCGCCGGTCGTAATTGTTGTATGTGCTGATGAGGAGCGTTCTGCAAGAGGCTATGGTACACGCGGAAGAACACTGTACTGCATACAGGACACCGCCGCTGCGATACAAAACATTCACCTGGCAGCCTACGCCATGGGCCTAGGCACATGCTGGGTTGGAGCCTTCAGAGAAGACGAAGCAAGAAAAATCCTAAAAATTCCAGAGGGTGTAAGACCCGTAGCCATAATCCCAGTCGGCTACCCGGCTGAGTCTCCTTCACCGAGGAGTAGGCGGCCCCTAAAGCAGATAATTCATTATGAAAAGTTTTAG